In a genomic window of Enterobacter asburiae:
- a CDS encoding S8 family serine peptidase, producing the protein MNKTGLALLICALLSAPSFAQNSVTHEQAWEGTSYLSIIVKLKPGTTLNKSSPFSLRDSTLSVSPLFTANNLRSSELSEMDALNERYGFNRYLRIALPANKQYDTAYINNVINELATRQDIELAYPESMPVSLEKGVNIPDVPSYSGLSYALNSPNRTTVPDFRGLQDYTKSPDEKRPGYYMGGVNRDSVSQYSGHDGSGISLVSMENNAWNTSHVNLPPIDFHEGDTRYTPGEDHDTSSVGIMAAKDINAGIKGLTWNARMGYVKWQANHLYNMIPRLQAGDVVQIGMQTGGGDVTGCTSSCYVPQENAPAYYDVIKALTDKGVHVIEAAGNGNINLDHAGFNGKFDVKKRDSGAIIAGAFCADNGKKASFSTYGSRVTSASWGCWDVVTTGYGGLHSIKNAEYTSSFSGTSSANPIIAGVVASLSAIAKAHNITVTPQQMRTILQETGTSLAAGDSAKVGTHPNMAKAVARIMELKEEDKEEVKAVPGESFTVTGTTDSSRAYQLDGSASKNAVSWKWTIDKNSTGKFWLQEKQAGGWVREFSGPAVRALIPANTDGEATYWLTVTGKDGSVSAEKITVTVKKPQLPDIPDDNAEAYNPRIAYPVKCTRVSHNGKIWLNQWYVNAGQEEPGRGGEWGAWRASDAANNSCP; encoded by the coding sequence ATGAATAAAACTGGACTGGCCCTGCTAATTTGTGCACTACTGAGTGCCCCCTCTTTTGCGCAGAACTCCGTCACGCACGAGCAAGCCTGGGAAGGCACTTCGTATCTCTCCATTATCGTGAAATTAAAACCCGGGACGACGCTCAATAAGTCATCGCCCTTTTCATTACGCGACAGTACCCTGTCTGTGAGTCCGTTATTTACGGCAAATAATTTGCGCAGCAGTGAATTAAGCGAGATGGATGCGCTTAATGAACGCTATGGCTTTAATCGTTACTTACGTATAGCGCTGCCAGCCAATAAGCAATATGACACGGCATATATCAATAACGTAATTAATGAACTGGCGACGCGACAAGATATTGAGCTGGCTTACCCGGAATCCATGCCGGTGTCGCTGGAGAAGGGTGTCAACATTCCCGACGTGCCGTCCTATTCCGGACTGAGCTATGCCCTGAATAGTCCCAACCGGACCACCGTCCCGGATTTTCGTGGACTGCAGGATTACACCAAATCACCAGATGAAAAACGGCCCGGCTATTACATGGGTGGCGTAAATCGCGACAGCGTGAGCCAGTATTCAGGACACGATGGAAGCGGCATTTCGCTGGTCTCAATGGAAAACAATGCGTGGAATACCAGCCATGTGAATTTGCCGCCGATCGATTTCCATGAAGGTGATACGCGCTATACGCCGGGCGAAGATCACGACACCAGCTCCGTCGGGATTATGGCGGCGAAAGATATCAATGCGGGCATCAAAGGCCTGACGTGGAACGCTCGTATGGGATACGTCAAATGGCAGGCCAATCACCTCTACAATATGATTCCCAGACTCCAGGCAGGAGATGTGGTGCAAATTGGCATGCAGACCGGCGGAGGGGATGTGACAGGCTGTACCTCCTCTTGCTATGTCCCCCAGGAAAACGCCCCTGCCTATTATGACGTGATTAAAGCGCTGACGGACAAAGGTGTGCACGTTATCGAGGCGGCAGGCAATGGCAATATCAACCTCGATCACGCTGGATTTAACGGAAAATTTGACGTTAAAAAACGGGATTCCGGTGCGATCATCGCAGGTGCATTCTGCGCTGACAATGGCAAAAAAGCCTCTTTCAGTACCTATGGTTCACGCGTGACCAGCGCCAGCTGGGGCTGCTGGGATGTGGTTACTACGGGTTATGGCGGTTTGCATAGCATCAAAAACGCGGAATATACCTCAAGTTTCTCCGGCACCTCCTCCGCGAACCCGATTATCGCAGGGGTGGTCGCCAGCCTGTCGGCCATTGCAAAAGCTCACAATATCACCGTCACGCCTCAACAGATGCGTACCATCCTGCAGGAAACCGGTACATCTTTAGCGGCAGGCGATTCAGCGAAAGTGGGTACTCACCCAAATATGGCGAAAGCGGTGGCCAGGATTATGGAACTCAAAGAGGAAGATAAGGAGGAAGTAAAGGCTGTGCCAGGAGAAAGCTTTACCGTTACCGGCACGACCGATTCCTCACGGGCGTATCAGTTAGACGGCAGCGCCAGCAAGAATGCCGTCTCCTGGAAATGGACCATCGACAAAAACAGTACAGGCAAATTCTGGCTACAGGAGAAACAGGCCGGAGGCTGGGTACGTGAATTTTCAGGCCCTGCCGTCCGGGCACTCATTCCCGCTAATACTGACGGAGAAGCAACCTACTGGTTAACCGTCACGGGCAAAGACGGAAGCGTGAGCGCAGAGAAGATCACCGTAACGGTGAAAAAACCGCAATTACCTGATATTCCTGACGACAACGCAGAAGCGTATAACCCACGCATAGCCTACCCGGTGAAATGTACCCGCGTATCGCATAACGGCAAAATCTGGCTGAATCAGTGGTATGTCAATGCCGGACAAGAGGAGCCGGGACGCGGCGGTGAGTGGGGGGCATGGCGAGCGTCGGATGCAGCCAATAATAGCTGCCCTTAA